Below is a genomic region from Miniphocaeibacter halophilus.
TTTCAACTATTCTTTCATCTATTTGCTCATTATTATCCAGATATATATCGTCAATATTTTTTTGAATTTTTTCCACTCTCTTATTAAAATCTAACTGTGCTTTTGCAAGCTCCCTTATATATTCCGACTTACTATTTTCTGAAGAATTAATTAGTTCTTCCTTTAATTGATTGTATATTTTTTTTATTTCATCTAATTCTTCCAAAATAGTATCTTCATTACAAAACTGTATTTCATATATTCTACTTATTAATCTTGTGTATTTTTTATCTATTTCTAATAATTTAGCAGTTAAAATTTCATTACTAGCATTAACCATACAGTACTCCTTTCACTAAATTAATAATATCAAGAAGAGAAGTTGTTAACCACTATCAATATTTACTTACTGTAAATACAAAAAGACAAAAGTGTAAAGAAACTTTACACTTTTGTCTTTTTGTAAAAATTTATTTAAAAATTATTAACTTTCCTGTTAGCAAATTACAAATTTTCTCCGCTAATTCGTCTATTTCCCCTTCATTGTCTCCTACATCGGTGCTAATTAACAAACCTAAAACTCCAAAGGAATAAAATTTTAAAGCAACCTCAAAATCAGAAATAGATAAATTCAGCTTATGACTTTTCTCTAAAAGCATTTTTCCAATATATTTTTTAGTAATTTTAGAAATTATAAATTCAAAATCCTCTCGTCTTTTAGAGTTTTTAATATTAAAAAACAAAGGCTTATATTCTATAACAAATTTAATAAAGAGCTTAATAGAATCCTTCATATTGTCTATTTGTTGACTATTTCTATAAACTTCTTCAATATTTCTTTCAATAATCCAGCTAAATAGGTCGTCAAAATCTTCAAAATGATAATAAAAACTTTGTCTG
It encodes:
- a CDS encoding TetR/AcrR family transcriptional regulator; amino-acid sequence: MAIDMKEVLASATRELIEEKGIDKVTIKDIVAKCNITRQSFYYHFEDFDDLFSWIIERNIEEVYRNSQQIDNMKDSIKLFIKFVIEYKPLFFNIKNSKRREDFEFIISKITKKYIGKMLLEKSHKLNLSISDFEVALKFYSFGVLGLLISTDVGDNEGEIDELAEKICNLLTGKLIIFK